A stretch of Camelina sativa cultivar DH55 chromosome 18, Cs, whole genome shotgun sequence DNA encodes these proteins:
- the LOC109130578 gene encoding putative defensin-like protein 303, with the protein MNSNKTTFFLALFLVSAVCIQMIESRDCYTNDDCKGVQPCPVPLACVFGNCICPWKNQSKLSSTCQIICARLEKKAINSDDASPCVCIDK; encoded by the exons ATGAACTCAAACAAAACAACCTTCTTCTTAGCCTTGTTCCTTGTATCAGCCGTCT gTATACAGATGATAGAAAGTAGGGATTGTTACACAAACGACGATTGCAAAGGCGTGCAACCATGTCCAGTGCCTCTTGCTTGTGTCTTTGGCAACTGCATTTGTCCATGGAAAAATCAATCTAAACTCTCAAGTACTTGTCAAATCATATGTGCGCGTTTGgaaaaaaaagctataaattCTGATGACGCTAGTCCATGTGTTTGCATCGATAAGTAA
- the LOC109130577 gene encoding defensin-like protein 308: MKASAFFIAVLLIVSCSSSVIMGVDYHEDHCHDFKDCFIYCKRYVPEPRCIKHICDCTIKSLSTNDEMPTSASSSHLNK; the protein is encoded by the exons atgaaGGCCTCCGCTTTCTTCATTGCTGTTTTGCTTATTGTATCAT GTTCATCATCAGTGATAATGGGAGTCGACTATCATGAGGACCATTGCCACGACTTTAaggattgttttatatattgcAAACGATATGTACCTGAACCAAGATGTATTAAGCATATTTGCGATTGTACTATAAAATCTCTTTCTACCAACGACGAGATGCCTACATCGGCTTCTTCGTCTCATCTgaataagtaa
- the LOC104760211 gene encoding binding partner of ACD11 1-like, producing the protein MSMVTVKVSNVSLDATERDLKEFFSFSGDMAYFEMQSENEGSKSAYVTFKDLQGAETAVLLTGATIVDSSVTVSMSPDYQLPPDALASIESSKESNKSPSPSREDVSVLRKAEDVVSGMISKGFILGKDAIAKAKSLDEKHQLTSIASAKVTSFDKRIGFTEKINTGTTVVGEKVKEVDQKFQVTEKTKSAIAAAEQTVNIAGSAIMKNRYVLTGATWVTGAFNKVTKAAEEVGQKAKEKVGLAEEEEEEKKKVVDEVAANVHLFEKPKGLDQSEQDSKVTESQPQPPKEFTPSVASAQP; encoded by the exons ATGTCG ATGGTAACTGTCAAAGTTAGCAACGTTTCTCTTGATGCAACAGAACGTGATCTCAAGGAGTTCTTCTCTTTTTCCGGTGATATGGCTTACTTTGAAATGCAAAG CGAGAATGAAGGTTCTAAATCAGCATATGTCACATTCAAGGATTTACAAGGAGCTGAAACCGCAGTTCTCCTCACA GGAGCCACAATTGTTGATTCATCAGTCACAGTCTCTATGTCACCAGACTACCAACTACCTCCTGATGCTTTAGCTTCCATT GAATCATCAAAAGAGAGCAACAAATCACCATCTCCTTCCCGCGAAGATGTATCGGTATTAAGAAAAGCTGAAGATGTTGTAAGTGGTATGATTTCAAAAGGGTTTATTCTAGGGAAAGATGCCATAGCTAAAGCGAAAAGTCTTGATGAGAAGCATCAGTTAACATCAATAGCTTCAGCTAAAGTCACATCTTTCGACAAAAGAATCGGATTCACCGAGAAAATCAATACCGGGACAACGGTTGTGGGCGAAAAAGTTAAAGAAGTTGATCAAAAGTTTCAAGTCACAGAGAAAACCAAATCAGCGATAGCTGCAGCTGAGCAGACAGTGAACATTGCTGGCTCGGCTATAATGAAAAACCGGTATGTGTTAACCGGTGCTACGTGGGTTACGGGAGCATTTAACAAAGTGACTAAAGCTGCTGAAGAAGTCGGACAAAAGGCGAAAGAGAAAGTTGGTTtggctgaggaagaagaagaggagaagaagaaagtggttGATGAAGTTGCTGCTAATGTTCATTTGTTTGAAAAACCAAAGGGTTTAGACCAATCAGAACAAGATTCAAAAGTCACTGAATCACAACCGCAGCCACCAAAGGAGTTTACTCCGAGTGTTGCTTCAGCTCAACCTTGA
- the LOC104760212 gene encoding syntaxin-22, with protein sequence MSFQDLESGRGRSTRKINGGRQDSTQAVASGIFQINTGVSTFQRLVNTLGTPKDTPQLREKLHKTRLHIGQLVKDTSARLKEASETDHQTGVNPSKKIADAKLAKDFQAVLKEFQKAQQTAAERETTYAPFVPQSALPPSYTASEVDKAPEQRAQLQESKRQELVLLDNEIAFNEAVIEEREQGIQEIHNQIGEVNEIFKDLAVLVNDQGVMIDDIGTHIDNSRAATSQGKTQLAQAAKTQRSNSSLTCLLLVIFGIVLLIVIIVLAA encoded by the exons atgagttttcaAGATTTAGAATCAGGAAGAGGAAGATCGACGAGGAAGATCAATGGTGGTAGACAGGATTCGACGCAAGCCGTCGCATCCGGAATATTCCAGATCAATACCGGAGTCTCCACCTTTCAAAGACTCGTTAACACTCTCGGTACTCCCAAAGATACCCCCCAGCTCCGTGAAAAGCT gcATAAGACAAGATTGCATATTGGGCAGCTTGTGAAGGATACTTCAGCTAGACTTAAAGAAGCTAGTGAAACTGATCATCAAACTGGTGTCAAT ccAAGTAAGAAGATTGCAGATGCTAAGCTTGCAAAAGACTTTCAAGCTGTTTTGAAAGAGTTTCAGAAAGCTCAACAAACCGCTGCTGAAAGAGAAACCACCTATGCTCCTTTTGTGCCTCAATCCGCTCTTCCCCCTAG TTACACGGCCAGTGAGGTAGATAAGGCCCCGGAACAGCGGGCACAACTTCAGGAGTCTAAAAG GCAGGAACTTGTGTTGTTAGACAACGAGATTGCATTCAATGAAGCTGTGATTGAAGAACGAGAGCAAGGAATACAAGAAATCCATAACCAAATTGGCGAGGTTaatgaaatattcaaagatCTTGCGGTTCTGGTTAACGATCAAGGAGTCATGATAG ATGATATCGGTACTCACATCGATAACTCCCGTGCTGCAACTTCACAAGGCAAAACTCAGCTGGCGCAAGCTGCGAAGACACAAAGGTCAAACTCATCTCTG ACATGCTTGCTCTTGGTGATATTTGGCATTGTACTCCTGATTGTGATCATCGTACTCGCAGCTTGA
- the LOC104760215 gene encoding phosphatidylinositol-glycan biosynthesis class X protein-like isoform X2, whose amino-acid sequence MGLFQFATLPNDLRRVSSSEIMVRTSYGDSDQIRSLCISDRFIMESYFTTSHTSLDDSEFRNFLLLQQCSSEHDPTSIVPATSLIQHRNVTGEGSHRNLLTSIKLLPFYSESKLHELVILERLPLGVFADPFELQSLQQRRVFSDVSVFGDTNLELPSFRSNRSVVEIHVEVSPSDYENGEISLKLPLHARYQPLDDSGYSRVEFGEPDLFLCSSHEQRRCLVLSIGRSKTETRSVFWDIPAGIRGHTEYVSALTFAAAVLSAISILVASVLSSKVESCKNSKQS is encoded by the exons ATGGGCTTGTTTCAATTTGCAACTCTTCCAAATGATCTCCGGCGAGTATCTTCATCGGAAATAATG GTTAGAACAAGTTATGGAGACTCCGATCAGATTCGTTCACTCTGTATCTCTGATCGTTTCATTATGGAGTCTTATTTCACTACTTCACACACTTCCTTAGACGACTCGGAGTTTCGAAACTTCTTGCTTCTTCAACAATGCTCTTCTGAACATGATCCAACAAGCATTGTTCCTGCAACTTCATTGATACAACACAGAAACGTAACAGGTGAAGGTTCACATCGTAACCTCCTTACGTCCAtcaagcttcttcctttttactcTGAGTCTAAGCTTCACGAGCTTGTGATTCTTGAACGTTTGCCTTTGGGAGTTTTCGCTGATCCTTTTGAGCTTCAGAGTCTTCAGCAACGCAGAG tttttaGTGATGTATCTGTGTTTGGAGACACGAATCTTGAGCTGCCTTCGTTTAGATCGAACAGATCTGTTGTCGAGATTCATGTCGAAGTCAGTCCTAGTGATTATGAAAATGGTGAAATCAGCTTAAAGCTTCCCTTACATGCTCGGTATCAG CCTCTTGACGACAGTGGATACTCTAGAGTGGAGTTTGGAGAGCCGGACTTGTTCTTGTGCTCGAGTCATGAACAGAGAAGATGTTTGGTTTTGTCGATTGGCAGATCCAAGACTGAAACCAGGTCTGTTTTCTGGGACATCCCTGCCGGAATCAGGGGTCATACAGAGTATGTTTCCGCCTTGACATTCGCAGCAGCGGTTTTGTCTGCAATTTCAATTCTTGTGGCATCGGTTTTGAGCTCAAAGGTTGAATCTTGTAAAAACTCAAAGCAGTCATAA
- the LOC104760215 gene encoding phosphatidylinositol-glycan biosynthesis class X protein-like isoform X1 yields the protein MASQRRRSLLTLIFICCAISSASSDQVRTSYGDSDQIRSLCISDRFIMESYFTTSHTSLDDSEFRNFLLLQQCSSEHDPTSIVPATSLIQHRNVTGEGSHRNLLTSIKLLPFYSESKLHELVILERLPLGVFADPFELQSLQQRRVFSDVSVFGDTNLELPSFRSNRSVVEIHVEVSPSDYENGEISLKLPLHARYQPLDDSGYSRVEFGEPDLFLCSSHEQRRCLVLSIGRSKTETRSVFWDIPAGIRGHTEYVSALTFAAAVLSAISILVASVLSSKVESCKNSKQS from the exons aTGGCTAGCCAACGACGGAGATCGTTATTAACCCTAATTTTCATCTGCTGCGCCATTTCTTCAGCCTCATCTGATCAG GTTAGAACAAGTTATGGAGACTCCGATCAGATTCGTTCACTCTGTATCTCTGATCGTTTCATTATGGAGTCTTATTTCACTACTTCACACACTTCCTTAGACGACTCGGAGTTTCGAAACTTCTTGCTTCTTCAACAATGCTCTTCTGAACATGATCCAACAAGCATTGTTCCTGCAACTTCATTGATACAACACAGAAACGTAACAGGTGAAGGTTCACATCGTAACCTCCTTACGTCCAtcaagcttcttcctttttactcTGAGTCTAAGCTTCACGAGCTTGTGATTCTTGAACGTTTGCCTTTGGGAGTTTTCGCTGATCCTTTTGAGCTTCAGAGTCTTCAGCAACGCAGAG tttttaGTGATGTATCTGTGTTTGGAGACACGAATCTTGAGCTGCCTTCGTTTAGATCGAACAGATCTGTTGTCGAGATTCATGTCGAAGTCAGTCCTAGTGATTATGAAAATGGTGAAATCAGCTTAAAGCTTCCCTTACATGCTCGGTATCAG CCTCTTGACGACAGTGGATACTCTAGAGTGGAGTTTGGAGAGCCGGACTTGTTCTTGTGCTCGAGTCATGAACAGAGAAGATGTTTGGTTTTGTCGATTGGCAGATCCAAGACTGAAACCAGGTCTGTTTTCTGGGACATCCCTGCCGGAATCAGGGGTCATACAGAGTATGTTTCCGCCTTGACATTCGCAGCAGCGGTTTTGTCTGCAATTTCAATTCTTGTGGCATCGGTTTTGAGCTCAAAGGTTGAATCTTGTAAAAACTCAAAGCAGTCATAA
- the LOC104760216 gene encoding RNA-binding protein 34-like: MGKKKSKETEAETQTQTGIFTTLFSGDVAEGGSSGFASLFSDDNPFRRKQPQEIKDEEKGDKRNVDEEEETVLPVKTKKSKKEKKLKSLDGVEGKERDSEVIEETGLDSKRKKRKRDEIEKEYETKKYGNVEVKKEKKVGEKRKKADEVADTMVSKEGFDDESKLLRTVFVGNLPLKVKKKVILKEFSKFGVVESVRIRSVPIVDSKRTRKGAIMLKQINEKASSVHAYVVFETEQSAEASLAHNMSLIDGNHVRVDRACPPRKKQKGQDDTHLYDPKRTVFMGNLPFDVKDEEVYQLFTGKSNLENSIEAVRVIRDPHLNIGKGIAYVLFKTREAANLVIKKGYLKLRERELRISRVKLDATPSKRKSSPSEAYSPADKRMRKDKVVTPTPTGKANLSYQGVRASKSGDDKKKPYQKSPGQSKMRPRGSSSSEDNKKAGNNSALKQRSQKRPAVAARKAKANAKSSSKESGGKRFAGTKRKQENRTPESFSKKKKPKRF, encoded by the exons ATGgggaagaagaaatcgaaggaAACGGAGGCGGAAACTCAGACTCAAACAGGTATCTTCACCACTCTCTTCTCCGGCGATGTGGCTGAAGGAGGAAGCTCTGGCTTTGCGAGTCTCTTCTCCGACGATAACCCTTTCCGGCGAAAACAACCTCAAGAAATCAAAGATGAGGAGAAAGGGGATAAACGAAAtgtcgatgaagaagaagaaacagtttTGCCTGTGAAGACGAAGAAATccaaaaaggagaagaaactgAAATCTCTAGATGGTGTTGAAGGGAAAGAGAGGGATTCGGAGGTTATTGAAGAAACTGGGTTGGAttcaaagaggaagaagaggaagagagatgaGATTGAGAAGGAATACGAGACGAAGAAGTATGGAAACGTTGaggtgaagaaggagaagaaggttggtgagaagaggaagaaggctGATGAAGTAGCTGATACGATGGTTTCAAAAGAAGGATTTGATGATGAGAGTAAGCTTCTTAGAACTGTCTTCGTTGGGAATTTGCCTTTGAAAGTTAAGAAAAAAGTCATCTTGAAGGAATTTAGTAAATTTGGTGTGGTTGAATCTGTCAGGATACGCTCTGTCCCCATTGTCGAT TCGAAGAGGACTAGGAAAGGAGCTATAATGCTTAAACAAATCAATGAGAAAGCTTCAAG TGTTCATGCCTATGTTGTGTTTGAAACAGAGCAGTCTGCTGAAGCTTCTCTGGCACATAACATGTCTCTG ATTGATGGGAATCATGTCCGCGTTGATAGAGCATGTCCTCCTCGTAAGAAACAGAAAGGTCAGGATGATACTCATTTGTATGATCCTAAGAGGACAGTCTTTATGGGTAATCTCCCTTTCGATGTGAAG GACGAGGAAGTGTATCAACTGTTTACGGGTAAGAGTAATCTGGAGAATAGTATAGAAGCTGTTCGTGTTATCAGAGATCCTCACTTGAACATAGGGAAAGGAATAGCTTACGTCTTGTTTAAAACACGG GAAGCTGCAAATCTCGTTATCAAGAAAGGATATTTGAAGCTTAGAGAAAGAGAGTTACGGATTTCTCGAGTCAAACTTGATGCAACTCCATCAAAAAGAAAGAGCAGTCCTTCTGAAGCTTACTCTCCGGCCGATAAAAGAATGCGAAAGGACAAGGTGGTCACGCCAACTCCGACTGGGAAGGCTAATCTTTCATATCAAGGTGTGCGAGCTTCAAAATCTGGTGATGATAAGAAGAAGCCTTATCAGAAGAGCCCTGGACAATCCAAGATGAGACCTAGAGGAAGTAGCAGCAGTGAAGACAACAAAAAAGCTGGGAATAATAGTGCTTTGAAGCAGAGAAGTCAGAAGCGGCCAGCTGTTGCAGCAAGAAAGGCGAAAGCAAATGCAAAAAGTTCGTCGAAAGAGAGCGGTGGTAAGCGATTTGCAGGGACTAAGcgtaaacaagaaaacagaacgCCTGAAAGCTtctctaagaagaagaaaccgaagCGGTTTTAG